A part of Chloroflexota bacterium genomic DNA contains:
- a CDS encoding NUDIX hydrolase, producing MESWKTIKREQVLDLSPFLKVEQHTVVLPNGQVIEKWPWIITPDFVNIAVITIEGEYLVFRQTKYSITGTTLAPVGGYIEPGEEPLAAAKRELLEETGFVAEHWENLGEFAVDGNRGNGIAHFFLAREAHPVAQIDADDLEEQELLRLSRAEVEAAVARGAFKVLPWQTVMALALLRW from the coding sequence ATGGAATCCTGGAAAACGATCAAACGCGAACAGGTTTTAGATCTCTCACCCTTTCTCAAAGTTGAACAGCATACTGTTGTCCTGCCGAATGGGCAGGTGATTGAAAAGTGGCCCTGGATTATCACGCCGGATTTTGTCAATATCGCCGTGATCACAATCGAGGGGGAGTATCTCGTATTCCGCCAAACCAAATACAGCATCACGGGAACTACGCTGGCACCCGTTGGCGGCTATATTGAACCGGGCGAAGAGCCCCTGGCCGCAGCCAAGCGTGAACTATTGGAAGAAACCGGTTTTGTGGCGGAACATTGGGAAAACCTGGGCGAATTTGCGGTGGATGGCAACCGGGGTAATGGGATCGCGCATTTCTTTCTGGCACGAGAGGCTCACCCGGTGGCTCAAATTGACGCCGATGACCTGGAAGAGCAGGAATTACTACGCTTATCCCGGGCGGAAGTGGAAGCGGCTGTTGCCCGAGGCGCATTCAAAGTGCTGCCCTGGCAAACTGTGATGGCTCTGGCCTTATTACGCTGGTAA
- a CDS encoding DMT family transporter — translation MKKSPQTRAIFQALFVTFLWSTSWVLIKISLNDIPPLIFAGLRYSLAALLLLPAMLKQRGAFASLTRKDWRNLVLLGIVFYALTQGGQFVTMKYLDTITFSLLLNFSTVVVALLGIVGLRESPSLLQWGGIALFIGGVLLYFLPQGSLAGSTLGFLLAGMSIVSNAVGSLMGRSVNREKRIPPMIVTGVSMGIGAVLMLGVGVAVEPWPKLSLANILVILWLGAVNTAFAFYLWNISLQHLTAMESSIINNTMMIQIAVLSWIFLHERLNWMEIVALLIAAVGIFLANIRRQKTIKVPES, via the coding sequence ATGAAAAAATCCCCACAAACCCGAGCGATTTTCCAGGCCTTATTTGTGACCTTCCTCTGGTCCACTTCCTGGGTGCTGATTAAAATTTCCCTCAATGACATTCCCCCTTTAATATTCGCAGGCTTGCGCTACAGCCTGGCGGCTTTGTTACTTCTGCCTGCCATGCTTAAGCAGCGGGGGGCTTTTGCCTCGCTCACTCGCAAGGATTGGCGGAATCTCGTGCTGCTTGGGATTGTGTTCTATGCGCTGACGCAGGGCGGCCAGTTCGTAACGATGAAATATCTGGACACGATCACATTCAGCCTGCTGCTCAATTTCTCGACAGTTGTAGTGGCTTTGCTGGGGATCGTTGGGCTGCGGGAGTCTCCTTCGCTTTTGCAATGGGGCGGGATCGCCCTTTTTATTGGTGGCGTATTGCTCTATTTTCTGCCCCAGGGCAGTCTTGCAGGTTCAACTTTGGGTTTTCTCCTGGCAGGGATGAGTATTGTTTCCAATGCAGTGGGGTCTTTGATGGGCCGAAGTGTGAACCGTGAGAAGCGAATCCCACCGATGATCGTCACGGGGGTCAGCATGGGGATTGGGGCGGTCCTGATGTTGGGAGTGGGCGTGGCTGTTGAACCTTGGCCGAAGCTCAGCCTGGCGAATATTCTGGTGATCCTCTGGCTGGGGGCGGTCAACACGGCCTTTGCCTTTTACCTTTGGAATATCAGCCTGCAGCACCTCACAGCGATGGAATCCAGCATCATCAATAACACAATGATGATCCAGATCGCCGTCCTGTCCTGGATCTTCCTGCACGAACGCCTCAATTGGATGGAGATTGTGGCTCTGTTGATTGCGGCCGTTGGGATCTTCCTGGCGAATATCCGCAGGCAGAAAACCATCAAGGTGCCGGAATCCTAA
- a CDS encoding MFS transporter: MSLHEKHTEAANGVLKTYIARVRAFKPNAWKYLISILIFGMGYGVYNILLNFYLRSLGYDETFMGLVATTSSMTVLIAALPMGYLADILGRKRSLVISSFLIGPSIVLMVAFPSSAMMIAMNITLGIGSSLGGVTTGPFLMENSEELERTYLFSIASGLRMAALSVGNWIGGYLPTWFGNLLDTPATSPNAYTWAIGASGVLVAFAVIPRLMLKRNKFPSEEKTAFAPITFVRKNPGKLSKLLLPMFMTSIGAGLIMPFMNIFFSTVHHQPDHVIGTIFAWGSLAMGIGFIMAPAFADKYGKIKVVVVTQALSIPFLILLGFSPWFSLSLVAYFFRVILMNMSSPVYQTFVMEQVNSESRAMVASLNSMVQSFGRAFSPTISGWMQVSYGFGPPFIGTITMYTIAIAMYYSYFLKKKKGVKPTLTKE; encoded by the coding sequence TTGTCCTTACACGAGAAACACACGGAAGCCGCCAATGGCGTGCTGAAAACCTATATCGCCCGGGTGCGGGCCTTCAAGCCCAATGCCTGGAAATACCTGATCAGCATCCTGATCTTTGGGATGGGCTACGGCGTCTACAACATCCTCCTGAATTTCTATCTCCGCAGCCTGGGCTATGATGAGACCTTCATGGGCCTCGTGGCGACCACGAGCAGCATGACGGTGCTGATTGCCGCCCTGCCGATGGGCTATTTGGCGGATATCCTCGGGCGCAAACGCTCGCTGGTCATCTCCAGCTTCCTGATCGGCCCCTCAATTGTGTTGATGGTCGCGTTCCCCAGCTCAGCAATGATGATCGCAATGAATATCACCCTGGGCATCGGTTCCAGCCTGGGCGGCGTCACCACCGGACCGTTCCTGATGGAAAACAGCGAAGAACTGGAACGCACCTATCTCTTCAGCATTGCCTCCGGGCTAAGGATGGCTGCGCTTTCTGTCGGCAACTGGATCGGTGGATATCTTCCCACCTGGTTTGGCAATCTCCTCGACACGCCCGCAACCAGCCCCAACGCCTATACCTGGGCCATCGGCGCCTCTGGTGTTCTGGTCGCTTTTGCGGTCATCCCCCGGCTGATGCTCAAGCGGAATAAATTTCCCTCGGAAGAAAAGACCGCTTTCGCCCCAATCACCTTTGTCCGAAAGAACCCGGGCAAGTTGAGTAAACTCCTCCTGCCCATGTTCATGACCTCAATTGGCGCCGGCCTGATTATGCCCTTCATGAACATCTTCTTCAGCACCGTTCACCACCAGCCGGATCATGTGATCGGCACGATCTTCGCCTGGGGATCATTGGCAATGGGCATAGGCTTCATCATGGCCCCGGCCTTTGCCGACAAGTATGGCAAGATCAAGGTCGTGGTGGTCACCCAGGCGCTCTCGATCCCCTTCCTGATCCTGCTGGGCTTCTCCCCATGGTTCAGCCTGAGCCTGGTCGCCTATTTCTTCCGGGTGATCCTGATGAACATGAGTTCCCCGGTCTATCAGACCTTTGTGATGGAACAGGTAAACAGCGAATCCCGAGCCATGGTCGCCAGCCTGAACAGCATGGTTCAATCCTTTGGGCGCGCCTTCAGCCCAACCATCAGCGGCTGGATGCAGGTATCCTATGGCTTCGGCCCCCCTTTCATCGGGACGATCACCATGTATACCATTGCCATCGCGATGTATTATTCCTACTTTCTTAAGAAGAAAAAGGGTGTAAAGCCAACACTCACTAAGGAATAG
- a CDS encoding winged helix-turn-helix transcriptional regulator, with protein MSQKPHIIWDQGSAYDLFISLRILHKPNEFGLRPSWAAGVRSRLPLSLRETLEQAAQIIRVPMRWIHTLPEPKDAQVVLNALADIPAAERLAALMFTGADDEESREALAYLHSLVGAESLTEANEEHIKTLYPKPGNPGKPFVRAIFTAWSDPAAFGEALYQALTAYVENFFHEEETRILPAQKIALADVTVRVEQEDLVSVLEDISNGVRMDWVREVEELVLVPAFWGSPFVFFDSRSAATSYVAFGARPKGTPLVPGELVPEELLNALKALADPTRLRILRTLLEGPSTPSDLAKSLRLRPPTVVHHLHILRLAGLVLVTVAPKTERRYTIRQEGLDATLINFQDFLSGD; from the coding sequence ATGAGCCAAAAACCACACATCATCTGGGATCAGGGCAGCGCCTATGATCTCTTCATCAGCCTCCGGATCCTGCACAAGCCGAACGAGTTTGGCCTGCGTCCCTCCTGGGCCGCCGGGGTTCGCTCTCGACTTCCCCTCTCCCTTCGCGAAACGCTGGAGCAGGCCGCCCAGATCATCCGGGTGCCGATGCGCTGGATCCACACCCTGCCCGAACCCAAAGACGCCCAAGTCGTGCTAAATGCCCTTGCTGACATCCCGGCAGCAGAACGGCTTGCAGCGCTGATGTTCACCGGCGCGGACGATGAAGAAAGCCGCGAAGCCTTGGCCTACCTGCATTCATTGGTGGGAGCAGAAAGCCTGACCGAGGCAAACGAAGAACATATTAAAACTCTTTACCCTAAGCCAGGAAACCCCGGCAAACCCTTCGTTCGGGCCATCTTCACAGCCTGGTCTGACCCCGCCGCCTTCGGCGAAGCCCTTTATCAGGCCCTGACGGCCTATGTGGAGAATTTCTTTCACGAGGAAGAAACCCGAATCCTGCCTGCCCAGAAAATAGCGCTTGCCGACGTAACAGTGCGTGTTGAACAGGAAGACCTGGTTTCAGTGTTGGAAGACATCTCAAATGGGGTGCGGATGGACTGGGTCCGTGAAGTTGAAGAATTGGTGCTGGTCCCCGCCTTCTGGGGATCACCCTTCGTGTTTTTCGATTCCCGCAGCGCTGCAACCAGCTATGTCGCCTTTGGCGCTCGCCCAAAAGGGACGCCCCTCGTCCCCGGCGAACTGGTGCCGGAGGAACTGCTGAATGCTCTCAAGGCCCTGGCAGACCCCACCCGCTTGCGCATCCTGCGCACTCTGCTGGAAGGGCCCTCGACCCCCAGCGACCTGGCCAAGAGCCTGCGGTTGCGCCCCCCCACCGTTGTCCACCACCTGCACATCCTGCGTCTGGCAGGGCTGGTGCTGGTGACTGTTGCCCCCAAAACGGAACGCCGTTACACCATCCGCCAGGAAGGCCTCGATGCCACCCTGATTAATTTTCAGGATTTCCTGTCAGGAGATTAA
- a CDS encoding LCP family protein → MRFFESIKQNFPKDWATRIILALVLVASLVGAYFAHNLVSRLLAGTTAFTLPGDPVVSTTEEPGEEAVPTSEPVINLPDPDPWDGTSRINILIMGLDLRDAEGEDAAPRSDTMILLTMDPLNNTAAAIAIPRDMWVGIPGYGYYKINTAYRLGELNDLPGGGPALAVQTVEEFLGVPIDFYAQVDFQAFVDFIDHINGIKITFDEPYTIDRRGKWNTEVLEPGTYVLDGEYTLAYARDRHSEGDDFDRSARQLDVIMKIRDRILEFNQLPSLVMNAPAIYEDLSTGIRTNMSLNQIIQLAWKAMDIPYENIQMVVIGPSYITIETSPDGLNILRPIPDKIRLLRDEVFGIGGLIAPVTEGDLASRVAAEAPTITVLNGSYQTGLEETTAEWLRQQGFVVLETGVGPTTAITEVTLQGYAPYGLSWIAETFGIAAGQRDYDFTNDRTQPDLILILGDDWAYSNPMP, encoded by the coding sequence ATGCGATTTTTTGAATCGATAAAGCAGAATTTCCCCAAGGATTGGGCCACCCGGATCATATTGGCGCTGGTTTTGGTTGCATCTTTGGTGGGCGCATACTTTGCCCATAACCTGGTCAGCCGCCTGCTGGCCGGAACCACAGCTTTTACCCTGCCGGGAGATCCGGTGGTTTCCACCACCGAGGAACCTGGAGAGGAGGCTGTGCCTACCAGCGAACCCGTAATCAACCTACCTGACCCAGACCCCTGGGATGGCACCAGCCGGATCAATATCCTGATCATGGGATTGGACCTGCGGGATGCGGAGGGGGAAGACGCCGCCCCCCGATCGGACACGATGATCCTGCTGACGATGGACCCACTCAATAACACAGCCGCAGCAATTGCGATCCCTCGTGATATGTGGGTGGGAATTCCCGGCTATGGCTATTACAAGATTAACACGGCCTACCGTTTAGGTGAGCTGAATGACCTGCCCGGTGGCGGCCCTGCCCTCGCGGTTCAGACGGTGGAGGAGTTCCTGGGGGTACCGATTGACTTCTATGCCCAGGTGGATTTCCAGGCTTTTGTGGATTTTATAGATCACATCAACGGCATCAAGATCACCTTTGATGAGCCCTACACTATTGACCGGCGCGGCAAGTGGAACACGGAAGTACTGGAGCCGGGGACCTATGTCCTCGATGGCGAATATACCCTCGCCTATGCCCGTGACCGACACTCAGAGGGTGATGACTTTGATCGGTCGGCCCGTCAGCTGGATGTCATCATGAAGATCCGTGACCGTATCCTGGAATTTAATCAGCTTCCCAGTTTGGTGATGAACGCTCCGGCGATCTATGAAGACCTTTCCACCGGCATCCGCACCAATATGTCCCTGAACCAGATCATTCAGCTGGCCTGGAAAGCTATGGATATCCCTTATGAGAATATCCAGATGGTTGTGATTGGGCCTTCCTATATCACCATCGAAACCTCACCAGACGGCCTCAATATCCTCAGACCGATTCCCGACAAGATCCGTTTGTTGCGCGATGAGGTCTTTGGCATTGGCGGATTGATTGCCCCTGTGACGGAAGGCGACCTGGCAAGCCGGGTGGCTGCGGAAGCACCGACCATCACCGTACTCAACGGCAGTTACCAGACCGGCCTGGAAGAGACCACCGCAGAGTGGCTCCGGCAGCAGGGTTTTGTCGTGCTTGAAACCGGGGTGGGCCCGACGACTGCGATCACCGAAGTGACTCTTCAAGGCTACGCACCTTACGGGCTGAGCTGGATAGCGGAGACCTTTGGGATTGCAGCCGGACAGCGGGATTATGATTTCACCAATGACCGAACGCAGCCGGATTTAATTTTGATCCTTGGGGATGATTGGGCCTATTCTAACCCTATGCCATAA
- a CDS encoding DUF1232 domain-containing protein, which produces MKKLLEKLKEKARWMKQQAYVLFLAYKDPRTPWTAKVFAAVVVAYAFSPIDLVPDFIPVLGYLDDLLLVPLGVALAMKMIPEEVLVDARAGVDTAFPDGKPKNWVAGAIIVAIWVVILALVVFWMVRWIGDLRAGAV; this is translated from the coding sequence ATGAAAAAACTACTTGAAAAACTGAAAGAAAAAGCCCGCTGGATGAAACAGCAGGCGTATGTCCTTTTCCTGGCCTATAAGGACCCTCGAACGCCCTGGACGGCGAAGGTTTTTGCCGCTGTGGTTGTGGCTTATGCCTTCAGCCCCATTGACTTGGTCCCGGACTTCATCCCCGTTCTCGGCTATCTGGATGATCTGCTGCTGGTACCGCTGGGGGTTGCTCTGGCTATGAAGATGATCCCGGAGGAAGTGCTGGTGGATGCCCGCGCAGGGGTGGATACCGCATTCCCGGATGGCAAGCCGAAGAACTGGGTTGCCGGTGCGATTATTGTCGCCATTTGGGTGGTCATCCTGGCGTTGGTAGTGTTTTGGATGGTGCGCTGGATTGGTGACCTGAGGGCAGGTGCTGTCTAG
- a CDS encoding GNAT family N-acetyltransferase has translation MSTPLQINPRKEPPWEIIGGALSEFNTQQAGDDRGQNLCFVLETPEGEIVGGVIGATYWDWLYVNLMWVREDLRGQGYGCQLLEAAEAEARQRGASHAYLDTFSFQAPAFYQKLGYQEFGRLENFPTSHTRHFLTKAL, from the coding sequence ATGTCAACTCCCCTTCAGATCAATCCCAGAAAAGAGCCGCCCTGGGAAATCATCGGCGGTGCGCTGTCCGAGTTCAACACCCAACAGGCCGGGGACGATCGCGGTCAGAACCTCTGTTTCGTGCTGGAGACACCCGAGGGTGAGATCGTGGGAGGGGTGATCGGCGCCACCTATTGGGACTGGCTCTATGTCAACTTGATGTGGGTGCGGGAAGACCTGCGCGGCCAGGGTTACGGCTGCCAGCTGCTGGAAGCGGCCGAAGCGGAAGCCCGTCAGCGCGGCGCCAGCCATGCCTATCTGGACACCTTCAGTTTTCAAGCGCCCGCCTTCTATCAAAAATTGGGCTATCAGGAATTTGGCCGCCTGGAGAATTTTCCCACCAGCCATACCCGCCATTTCCTGACGAAAGCGCTCTAG
- a CDS encoding C39 family peptidase — translation MSKLWKKFKNSKYKILWILLILIVGVALLVGVYHLPPVHSRLAWRVSNLRAKIYYFFNPPDQEAFTPAQQAEMDDIVLQTMTALPPVPTATLQPSLTPTNYVPPTPTITATPTATPTPIPDEVRLEGTIHEFETFNNCGPATLSMALSYWGWEGDQSVIGSVLKPNWRDRNVMPYELVDYVEDFTDFKAVLRYGGDVDLLKQLIAAGYPVVIEKGFEEEVPDRGWMGHYGLLTGYNDEKGWFLIQDSYVAADYAVLYDRVARHWRSFNYLYFVVYPAEQESDVMAILGSNADETANLQYAAQKALNEIYALDGRELFFAWYNYGTSLMYLGDYYGSAQAYDQAFAIYANLSPRPWRMLWYQTGPYFSYYWTGRYQDVISLANKTFDDSSEPAIEESWVWRGRAKAMLGDIDGAIEDFETALEWHPGWWVARSELESLGVTP, via the coding sequence ATGTCCAAGCTATGGAAAAAGTTCAAGAATTCGAAATATAAAATACTTTGGATCCTTTTGATCCTTATCGTCGGTGTGGCGTTGCTGGTGGGGGTCTATCACCTCCCACCTGTTCACTCCCGTTTGGCCTGGCGTGTCTCCAATCTACGGGCGAAAATTTACTATTTCTTTAACCCGCCAGATCAGGAGGCGTTCACCCCCGCTCAGCAGGCTGAGATGGATGACATCGTCCTGCAGACCATGACGGCGTTGCCCCCTGTGCCAACAGCGACCCTGCAGCCCAGTCTGACGCCAACGAACTATGTCCCACCGACGCCGACGATCACTGCCACCCCCACGGCAACACCCACGCCCATTCCGGACGAGGTGCGGCTGGAGGGGACGATCCATGAATTTGAGACCTTTAATAACTGCGGCCCTGCGACCCTTTCCATGGCCCTATCCTATTGGGGTTGGGAGGGCGACCAGTCTGTGATCGGGTCGGTGCTCAAACCCAACTGGCGGGACCGCAATGTGATGCCCTATGAGCTGGTTGACTATGTGGAGGATTTCACTGACTTTAAAGCTGTTCTGCGCTATGGGGGCGATGTTGACCTGCTCAAGCAGTTGATTGCCGCGGGGTACCCCGTGGTGATTGAGAAGGGCTTTGAGGAAGAAGTACCCGATAGGGGCTGGATGGGTCATTATGGCCTGCTCACAGGTTATAACGATGAGAAGGGCTGGTTCTTGATCCAGGATTCCTATGTGGCGGCAGATTACGCCGTGCTTTATGATCGGGTGGCGCGTCACTGGCGGTCCTTCAATTACCTCTACTTTGTGGTTTATCCAGCGGAACAGGAAAGCGATGTGATGGCAATCCTAGGTTCGAATGCGGATGAGACCGCGAACCTGCAATACGCCGCTCAGAAAGCCTTGAATGAAATTTATGCCCTGGATGGCCGCGAACTTTTCTTTGCCTGGTACAACTATGGCACCAGCCTGATGTATTTGGGCGATTACTACGGTTCAGCCCAGGCCTATGACCAGGCCTTTGCCATCTATGCCAACCTCAGCCCGCGTCCCTGGCGGATGCTCTGGTATCAGACCGGGCCCTATTTCTCCTATTATTGGACGGGGCGCTACCAGGATGTGATCAGCCTGGCCAACAAGACCTTTGATGACTCTTCTGAACCCGCGATTGAAGAAAGCTGGGTCTGGCGGGGCCGGGCAAAGGCCATGCTGGGTGATATTGATGGCGCGATCGAGGATTTTGAGACCGCGCTCGAATGGCATCCCGGTTGGTGGGTGGCCCGGAGTGAATTGGAAAGCCTCGGTGTCACGCCATAG
- a CDS encoding DMT family transporter, with the protein MTADLLLLLTAAIWGFAFVAQRLGNLYMGPFTFNAIRFSLGALALVPLLLWQRRKGVDRPAVPLRKLALPMLATGLVLFAGASLQQVGLLGTTAGKAGFITGLYVVLVPLLALTWGRRTHLAHWVGALLAVVGLYLLSVTSGFSISPYDLIVLVGAFIWAGHVHLIGRYAGQVGPVRLAIVQFAITGLLSGIVALFFETVTWADIVSGIGPILFGAFLSVGLAYTLQIVAQRTADPTHAAIILSLEGAFAALGGWLVLQEVLSLRGLLGCGLMLAGTLISQFAVKPRTDQIVSEEAG; encoded by the coding sequence TTGACAGCAGACCTCCTCTTGCTCTTGACGGCTGCCATCTGGGGTTTTGCCTTTGTCGCTCAGCGGCTGGGCAACCTCTATATGGGGCCGTTCACCTTCAATGCCATCCGGTTCAGTCTGGGGGCCTTGGCTTTGGTGCCGCTGCTCCTTTGGCAGCGTCGCAAAGGTGTTGACCGGCCGGCAGTGCCCCTGCGCAAGCTGGCCTTGCCGATGCTGGCGACCGGGCTGGTGCTGTTTGCCGGGGCGTCGCTTCAGCAGGTGGGTCTGCTGGGGACGACGGCGGGCAAGGCCGGGTTCATCACCGGGCTGTATGTGGTGCTGGTGCCGCTGTTAGCGCTCACCTGGGGTCGCCGCACGCACCTGGCGCATTGGGTTGGTGCATTGCTGGCGGTGGTCGGCCTCTATCTGCTGTCGGTCACCAGTGGTTTTTCCATCTCACCCTATGACCTGATTGTGCTGGTTGGAGCGTTCATCTGGGCCGGACATGTCCACTTGATTGGCCGTTATGCCGGCCAGGTAGGGCCGGTCCGGCTGGCGATTGTTCAGTTTGCCATCACGGGGCTGCTCAGTGGTATTGTGGCGCTGTTTTTTGAGACGGTGACCTGGGCGGATATTGTCTCCGGGATTGGGCCGATCCTGTTTGGCGCATTCTTGTCGGTTGGCCTTGCCTACACCCTGCAGATTGTTGCTCAGCGCACGGCAGACCCTACCCACGCCGCCATCATCCTCAGCTTGGAGGGGGCTTTTGCCGCTCTGGGTGGATGGCTGGTTTTGCAGGAGGTGTTGAGCTTGCGGGGGTTACTGGGCTGCGGGTTGATGCTGGCCGGAACGTTGATCTCACAGTTTGCCGTCAAGCCGCGTACAGATCAAATTGTGTCAGAAGAGGCTGGCTGA
- the rsmG gene encoding 16S rRNA (guanine(527)-N(7))-methyltransferase RsmG, protein MNFLENAAMSLVGLKLSQDQLARFQVYENELVEWNERINLTAIRDVEGIRTKHFLDSLTVLLAWERQSPPGRIIDIGTGAGFPGLVLKLIWPSSQVTLVESVHKKADFCRHMVEKLNLQQVTVLSERAETVGQDPEHRQAYDLAVARAVARMPILMEYLLPLIHRNGIAMAMKGESAPAETQSAEKAIHLLGGKLHKLIRVELPAVVEERFIVVVDKIARTPEEYPRRTGVPAKNPIQ, encoded by the coding sequence ATGAACTTTTTGGAAAATGCCGCAATGTCCCTGGTCGGACTAAAACTCTCCCAGGATCAACTTGCCAGGTTTCAGGTTTATGAAAATGAGCTTGTAGAGTGGAATGAAAGGATAAACCTGACGGCAATCAGAGATGTGGAAGGCATTCGCACTAAACACTTCCTTGATTCGCTCACCGTCCTGCTGGCCTGGGAACGCCAGAGCCCACCTGGCCGAATTATTGATATTGGGACAGGCGCAGGTTTCCCTGGGTTGGTCCTGAAATTGATCTGGCCATCCTCGCAGGTCACCCTGGTGGAATCGGTTCATAAAAAAGCAGACTTCTGCCGGCATATGGTGGAAAAATTAAATCTGCAGCAGGTGACGGTCCTTTCGGAACGGGCGGAAACCGTTGGACAAGACCCGGAGCATCGCCAGGCTTATGACCTGGCTGTGGCGCGGGCGGTGGCGAGGATGCCGATTTTGATGGAATATCTATTACCCCTGATCCATCGCAATGGGATTGCCATGGCGATGAAAGGGGAGAGCGCACCTGCGGAAACCCAATCCGCTGAGAAAGCCATCCACCTTTTGGGTGGCAAGTTACACAAATTGATTCGAGTTGAACTGCCTGCCGTTGTTGAGGAGCGGTTCATTGTTGTGGTGGATAAAATTGCCCGGACGCCGGAGGAATACCCCAGAAGGACAGGCGTTCCAGCGAAAAACCCCATCCAATGA
- a CDS encoding HEAT repeat domain-containing protein, with protein sequence MSLMDDPNGFVRSASAEALGRSVELPAPEVVSCLLAAIDDPNNYVCAAAVNSLGLLQASQALEQIEACLDDQQPIVVQAAILAMARIEPERIQPRLIEFLHSDEYLIHLASTRACGWLCYGECSADVLQALKNFMETNEEQDLKLPKLYIEVLARLDKKDAIPLLVDIAEKEVGLRGVAVEALVEMNAEEAASILSPLLSDPSNRLRRNLIEMMMQANYEAALPLVRPLLRDSAITVRETALAAVSKWGDMVSIDEVRNIAYNDPNPFVRPQAVITLTRLLGQDAMPDLVDLADDLNLHVRRAVAQCMAKMDFLTPESRQVLLHLASDLDTAEFAQEALSAHDLMGIQPMPSPKPSIKVPVPEQIVTDSQPLLNLLETWQESLPELQRGFNLETLSEVDQALSTLILYLRELNNGTD encoded by the coding sequence ATGTCCCTGATGGACGATCCGAATGGATTTGTGCGCTCTGCCTCAGCCGAGGCTTTGGGGCGTTCTGTGGAGCTGCCCGCTCCTGAGGTTGTCTCTTGTCTGCTCGCTGCCATTGATGACCCTAATAATTATGTCTGCGCTGCGGCGGTGAACTCACTGGGCTTGCTCCAGGCCAGCCAGGCGCTGGAACAGATCGAAGCCTGCCTGGATGACCAGCAGCCAATTGTGGTGCAGGCGGCAATCCTGGCGATGGCTCGGATTGAGCCTGAGCGAATCCAACCCCGCTTGATTGAATTCCTGCATTCAGATGAATACCTGATCCATTTGGCCTCCACCCGCGCTTGTGGGTGGTTGTGTTATGGGGAGTGCAGCGCGGATGTGTTGCAAGCGTTGAAGAACTTCATGGAGACCAACGAAGAGCAGGACCTCAAGCTGCCAAAGCTCTATATTGAGGTGCTGGCGCGTTTGGATAAGAAAGACGCCATTCCTCTTCTGGTGGATATTGCCGAGAAGGAAGTAGGGTTGCGCGGGGTGGCTGTGGAAGCCCTGGTGGAGATGAACGCGGAAGAAGCCGCCTCCATCCTCTCTCCGCTGCTCAGTGACCCAAGCAACCGGCTGCGGCGGAATCTGATTGAGATGATGATGCAGGCTAATTATGAGGCCGCATTGCCATTGGTCCGCCCCTTGCTGCGAGATAGTGCCATCACCGTCCGGGAAACAGCCCTGGCTGCCGTTTCCAAATGGGGCGATATGGTCTCAATTGACGAAGTTCGCAATATTGCTTATAACGACCCCAACCCCTTTGTCCGTCCCCAGGCAGTTATCACCCTGACCCGGCTCCTTGGGCAAGATGCGATGCCTGATCTGGTAGATCTGGCGGATGACCTAAATTTGCATGTCCGTCGGGCTGTGGCTCAGTGCATGGCCAAGATGGATTTCCTTACACCGGAATCTCGCCAGGTTTTGCTCCATTTGGCCAGTGACCTGGATACGGCTGAATTTGCGCAGGAAGCCCTTTCAGCGCATGACCTGATGGGAATTCAGCCAATGCCGTCCCCCAAACCCTCCATCAAGGTGCCCGTGCCGGAACAAATCGTCACAGACAGCCAGCCTCTGCTGAATCTATTGGAGACCTGGCAGGAATCTTTACCGGAGCTGCAGCGTGGATTTAACCTGGAAACCCTTTCCGAGGTGGACCAGGCGCTCTCGACCTTGATCCTATATCTGAGGGAGCTGAATAACGGCACGGACTAA